Proteins from a single region of Flavobacterium sp. YJ01:
- a CDS encoding (2Fe-2S)-binding protein, which yields MDSTQMHGINLSINSSDYHLRILPWVTLLDVLRERIGLTGTKKGCDHGQCGACTVLVDGKRILSCLTLAVMKDGAAITTIEGIADGEKLHPIQQAFIDHDAFQCGYCTPGQICSAVGMLQEGKARTSEEVKELMSGNLCRCGASRGIINAVMQVMEGGSNE from the coding sequence ATGGATTCAACTCAGATGCACGGCATTAATCTCAGCATAAACAGCAGTGATTACCATTTACGAATTTTGCCATGGGTAACGCTTTTGGACGTTCTCCGGGAAAGAATCGGTCTGACTGGAACTAAGAAAGGATGTGACCACGGTCAGTGCGGAGCGTGCACGGTATTGGTGGACGGAAAAAGAATATTGAGCTGCCTTACGCTCGCAGTTATGAAAGACGGTGCTGCTATTACCACGATAGAAGGCATTGCCGATGGTGAAAAACTCCATCCGATCCAGCAGGCATTTATAGACCATGATGCATTTCAGTGCGGCTACTGCACGCCAGGCCAGATCTGCAGCGCTGTTGGGATGCTGCAGGAAGGAAAAGCAAGAACCAGCGAAGAGGTAAAGGAGCTCATGAGCGGCAATTTATGCAGGTGCGGTGCCAGCAGAGGAATTATAAATGCAGTAATGCAGGTGATGGAAGGAGGCAGCAATGAATAA
- a CDS encoding xanthine dehydrogenase family protein subunit M has protein sequence MNNFSYIKVSDTKQAIAELNGDIRNKAVAGGTNINDLLKYFITKADKLVDINPIQEFNSIIRLDDGGVRLGALHTNAETAYDPIIEERYPLLSKAILAGASAQIRNMATNGGNLMQRTRCYYFYDINTPCNKRDPGSGCSAISGHNRINAILGQSENCIAVFPSDMCVALAALNAQVNISGPNGERKLPFAHFHRLPGETPHLDNNLIHGEIITSIDLPAEGFAENYSYLKIRDRSSYSFALVSVASAFELEQGTVKDARIALGGVAHKPWRVLEAEDFLKQKKPTRENFSQAAKIILNGAFGYEHNNFKIELAHRAIIRNCIMALNPESQRPGAKASL, from the coding sequence ATGAATAATTTCTCCTATATTAAAGTTTCTGATACCAAGCAGGCTATTGCAGAGCTGAACGGGGATATCCGCAATAAAGCAGTGGCCGGCGGTACGAATATCAATGATCTTCTGAAATACTTCATAACCAAGGCCGATAAACTAGTTGATATTAATCCGATTCAGGAATTCAATTCAATAATAAGGCTTGATGACGGCGGAGTAAGACTAGGTGCCCTGCATACCAATGCAGAGACCGCATATGACCCCATAATTGAGGAACGCTATCCCTTATTGTCAAAAGCTATTCTGGCAGGCGCTTCCGCACAGATCAGAAATATGGCTACCAATGGAGGCAATCTGATGCAGCGTACGCGATGCTACTATTTTTATGATATCAACACCCCATGCAATAAAAGAGATCCGGGCTCTGGATGTTCTGCCATTTCAGGTCATAACAGAATAAATGCTATTTTGGGGCAAAGCGAAAACTGTATTGCTGTTTTTCCTTCCGATATGTGCGTGGCTTTAGCGGCTTTAAATGCACAGGTCAATATCAGCGGTCCTAATGGAGAAAGAAAATTGCCGTTTGCTCATTTTCATCGTCTTCCGGGTGAAACGCCTCATCTTGACAATAATCTGATACATGGAGAGATAATTACCAGTATAGATCTTCCAGCTGAAGGATTTGCGGAAAACTATTCTTATTTGAAAATTCGCGACAGAAGTTCGTATTCTTTTGCACTGGTTTCGGTAGCATCGGCTTTTGAATTGGAACAGGGAACTGTAAAAGATGCCCGAATTGCATTGGGAGGTGTCGCCCACAAACCATGGAGAGTTTTGGAGGCTGAAGATTTTTTAAAACAAAAGAAGCCAACTCGCGAAAATTTTTCCCAAGCGGCAAAAATAATCCTTAACGGGGCTTTTGGTTATGAACATAATAACTTTAAAATTGAACTGGCGCACAGAGCAATTATACGAAACTGCATCATGGCATTAAATCCAGAATCGCAGCGTCCCGGCGCAAAAGCTTCACTCTGA
- a CDS encoding xanthine dehydrogenase family protein molybdopterin-binding subunit has protein sequence MTKLPSIGKPISRLEGRLKVTGTAKYAGEYEAPELLYGYVVNSTIAKGKIKIIDTTDAKALEGVIEIFTHENRPSTAWFDFQYADMDAPPGTVFKPLKDNEIKYNGQPIALVVADTFEMARYAATQIKLAYDEEKFETDLESNMDKARTPKKGMASMLKPPPPKPTGDFEKAYENSFVQSSGEFKHGTEHHNPMEMFAATVIYEAKNKLKIYDKTQGTINSQMYVANVFGLKMKNVQVIAPFVGGAFGSGLRPQYQLFMAVMASLALKRNVRVTLDRAQMFTFGHRPPTLQYAKFGADETGKLNAVYHKAIGETSQFEDYVEIVVNWAGMLYPAENTLLEHKLVPLDVYSPLDMRAPGGSTGIHAVEVTMDDLAYKLNIDPIEFRLINYAEKDKSSGKEYSSKELRKCYLQGAAKFGWEKRSPEPRSMRLGSKLVGYGMATGIWDANRILARAQAIMTSDGKVEIKSAVTDIGTGTMTIMTQIASDELGLPLEDITFSFADSSMPFAPIQGGSFTTATVGSAVHAACRALNKELFKKAKRDKDSGLADAVFEDAVFSDGSIFLKNSAEVKFSVQEIFAANGGKEIKTTNSSMPNPLTYGKKVKLVHSAVFVEVEVDEELGIIEVTRAVTAVAAGRIINPKTAESQILGGMIWGISKALHEETILDHQFGKYMNPNLAEYHIPVHADIHDLEVIFIEEEDDFVNDLGVKGVGEIGVVGMPPAIANAIFHATGKRINNLPIHFDKLL, from the coding sequence ATGACAAAATTACCCTCAATAGGAAAACCGATCAGCAGACTGGAAGGCCGTTTAAAAGTTACAGGAACTGCGAAGTATGCAGGAGAATATGAAGCTCCTGAACTTCTTTACGGTTATGTGGTGAACAGCACGATTGCAAAAGGTAAAATTAAGATTATTGACACGACAGATGCAAAAGCACTTGAGGGCGTCATTGAAATCTTCACTCATGAAAACAGGCCTTCCACGGCGTGGTTCGATTTTCAGTATGCTGATATGGATGCGCCTCCCGGAACGGTTTTCAAACCCTTAAAGGATAATGAGATTAAATATAACGGGCAGCCCATTGCACTAGTGGTCGCTGACACTTTTGAAATGGCACGTTATGCTGCCACTCAGATTAAACTTGCTTATGATGAAGAAAAATTCGAAACTGACTTAGAATCTAATATGGATAAAGCCAGAACGCCAAAAAAAGGAATGGCTTCTATGCTGAAACCGCCGCCGCCTAAACCAACAGGGGATTTTGAGAAAGCCTACGAAAACTCTTTTGTGCAGAGTTCAGGCGAATTCAAACATGGAACAGAACATCATAATCCGATGGAAATGTTTGCCGCAACGGTGATTTATGAAGCTAAAAACAAACTGAAAATTTATGATAAAACCCAAGGCACTATTAATTCCCAAATGTATGTGGCAAACGTTTTTGGATTAAAAATGAAAAACGTTCAGGTCATTGCGCCTTTTGTAGGCGGTGCTTTCGGGTCTGGACTTCGTCCGCAGTACCAATTGTTTATGGCTGTTATGGCATCTCTGGCGTTAAAAAGAAATGTCCGCGTTACTTTAGACAGGGCACAGATGTTCACTTTCGGGCACAGACCGCCGACGCTGCAGTATGCCAAGTTTGGCGCTGATGAAACGGGAAAATTAAACGCGGTATACCACAAAGCAATAGGAGAAACTTCGCAGTTTGAAGATTATGTAGAAATTGTGGTAAACTGGGCGGGCATGCTTTATCCCGCTGAAAATACGCTGCTCGAGCATAAACTTGTTCCGCTTGATGTTTATTCGCCGCTGGATATGCGCGCTCCTGGAGGAAGCACCGGCATCCATGCCGTTGAGGTTACGATGGATGATCTGGCCTATAAACTGAACATTGATCCTATTGAATTTCGACTAATTAATTATGCTGAAAAAGATAAAAGCTCCGGAAAAGAGTACTCCAGTAAAGAACTTAGAAAATGCTACCTGCAGGGCGCGGCAAAATTTGGATGGGAGAAAAGAAGCCCCGAGCCACGGAGCATGAGGCTTGGAAGTAAACTGGTCGGATACGGAATGGCGACCGGCATTTGGGATGCCAACAGAATTTTAGCCCGAGCTCAGGCGATTATGACAAGTGACGGGAAGGTTGAAATTAAAAGTGCTGTTACTGATATCGGAACAGGAACAATGACTATTATGACGCAGATTGCTTCAGACGAACTGGGACTTCCTTTAGAAGATATTACTTTCTCTTTTGCCGACAGCAGCATGCCTTTTGCACCGATACAAGGCGGTTCGTTTACTACGGCAACAGTAGGATCAGCTGTTCACGCAGCCTGCAGGGCACTGAATAAAGAATTATTTAAAAAAGCTAAAAGAGATAAAGATTCCGGTCTTGCAGATGCGGTATTTGAAGACGCCGTTTTCAGCGACGGCTCTATATTTTTGAAAAATAGTGCAGAAGTGAAATTCAGCGTCCAGGAAATTTTTGCTGCCAACGGCGGAAAAGAAATTAAGACAACCAATAGTTCAATGCCTAATCCGCTTACATACGGAAAAAAGGTGAAACTCGTTCACAGTGCTGTTTTTGTTGAGGTGGAAGTTGATGAGGAACTGGGGATTATAGAAGTCACCAGAGCGGTTACAGCCGTTGCAGCCGGAAGGATTATCAATCCTAAAACAGCAGAGAGCCAGATTTTAGGAGGAATGATCTGGGGTATAAGCAAAGCCCTGCATGAAGAAACAATACTGGATCATCAGTTTGGAAAATATATGAATCCCAATCTGGCAGAATATCATATACCTGTTCATGCTGATATTCATGATCTGGAAGTTATTTTTATCGAGGAAGAGGATGACTTTGTCAATGATTTAGGCGTGAAAGGTGTAGGAGAGATAGGTGTGGTAGGTATGCCTCCAGCGATTGCAAATGCCATTTTCCATGCAACGGGAAAACGTATTAATAACCTGCCGATTCATTTTGACAAGCTTTTATAA
- a CDS encoding SDR family oxidoreductase, with the protein MENKNNIPHNTEQTGVAPALGESALNTENTVNPAAEQSSNGAEIQDPTVKYAVPPFNEQSQPWPGLVSKMDPRPDHGEESYKGTGRLKGRKALITGGDSGMGRAAAIAYAREGADVAINYYPTEEEDAKEVIQLIEAAGRKAVAIPGDLRDESFCRSLVKQAAEGLGGLDIVVNNAARQQAHESILDISSEEFDWTMKTNIYAPFWIIKAALPYLKPGSSIIGTSSVQAYTPTEDLYDYAQTKAATTNYIKSLAKQLGPKGIRVNGVAPGPVWTALQVSGGATMEKLKEFGSQTPMGRPGQPAELASIYVQLAAEDASYATGQIYGSSGGEGNP; encoded by the coding sequence ATGGAAAATAAAAACAACATACCGCACAACACTGAGCAGACAGGCGTAGCACCTGCACTTGGAGAAAGCGCTCTGAATACCGAAAATACTGTTAATCCAGCCGCAGAACAAAGCAGCAATGGAGCTGAAATACAAGATCCGACTGTTAAATATGCAGTGCCGCCATTTAATGAACAGTCACAGCCATGGCCGGGTCTTGTCAGTAAAATGGATCCGAGACCGGATCACGGTGAAGAAAGTTACAAAGGAACGGGACGTTTAAAGGGCCGCAAAGCACTTATTACGGGAGGTGATTCCGGTATGGGCAGAGCTGCCGCTATTGCTTATGCAAGAGAAGGTGCTGACGTTGCCATAAACTATTACCCTACTGAAGAAGAAGATGCAAAGGAAGTAATCCAGCTGATTGAAGCCGCAGGAAGAAAAGCTGTAGCCATTCCTGGAGATCTTCGTGATGAATCATTCTGCAGATCTCTTGTCAAGCAGGCTGCCGAAGGCCTTGGCGGGCTGGATATCGTGGTAAACAACGCAGCAAGACAGCAGGCACACGAATCCATTTTGGATATTTCCTCAGAAGAATTTGACTGGACCATGAAAACCAATATTTATGCGCCTTTCTGGATCATTAAAGCCGCTCTTCCTTATCTTAAGCCGGGTTCTTCTATAATTGGCACCAGTTCGGTACAGGCTTATACTCCAACAGAAGATCTGTATGATTACGCTCAGACTAAAGCTGCCACAACCAACTATATCAAATCACTGGCCAAACAGCTGGGACCGAAAGGAATCAGGGTGAATGGTGTGGCTCCAGGTCCTGTATGGACAGCGCTTCAGGTAAGCGGCGGTGCAACTATGGAAAAACTCAAAGAATTTGGTTCACAGACTCCTATGGGAAGACCTGGACAGCCAGCTGAACTTGCCTCTATTTATGTACAGCTTGCCGCTGAAGATGCGAGCTATGCAACGGGCCAGATATACGGTTCGAGCGGTGGTGAAGGAAATCCTTAA
- a CDS encoding FAD-dependent oxidoreductase has protein sequence MENQDKLNDGSISSGENVSFWIDSAPIAAFEKPNGDVHTEVLIIGGGIAGLTTAYNLVKEGKKVVLAEDGFIGSGETGRTTAHLTSALDDRYYFLEDTFGKEGAKLAAESHTAAIAAIEKNVKALNIDCSFKRVNGYLFLHPSDEEKNLQKEFEATQNAGLNTGLLKSTPSIQNGDQTSCLAFYNQAQFHILRYLDGLAAAIVSLGGRIYTQSRAEEITKKGALVNNYKFTADHIVVATNSPINDMVTMHTKQAAYRTYVIAGKIPKGTLPYALWWDTGDADSKWVSQPYHYVRVENFDENYDLLISGGEDHKTGQAEHENIAEAERYEKLEEWTRTYFPALEDIAYRWSGQVMEPVDSLGFMGKNPGDENVYIITGDSGNGMTHATIGAAIITDAILGIKNKWEDLYSPSRITLKTTLDFAKEAVNMASQYLDWISSSDLKNTADVPAGEGGVITKGLKKIAVYRDYDESLKAFSAVCPHLGCIVHWNNDEKSFDCPCHGSRFASDGTVTNGPAQTNLKPIDVK, from the coding sequence ATGGAAAATCAAGATAAATTAAATGATGGGAGTATTTCTTCGGGCGAAAATGTTTCATTCTGGATTGATTCTGCTCCAATTGCTGCATTTGAAAAACCCAATGGTGATGTACATACGGAAGTTCTCATCATTGGCGGAGGTATAGCCGGGCTCACAACTGCTTATAATTTGGTTAAAGAAGGAAAAAAGGTGGTGCTGGCAGAAGATGGTTTTATAGGCAGCGGCGAAACGGGACGTACAACGGCCCATCTTACAAGCGCATTAGATGACCGCTATTATTTTCTCGAAGATACTTTTGGGAAAGAAGGCGCAAAACTCGCTGCTGAAAGCCATACCGCCGCTATTGCTGCTATAGAAAAAAATGTCAAAGCTTTAAATATTGACTGTTCCTTTAAAAGAGTCAACGGCTATCTGTTCCTTCATCCCAGCGACGAAGAAAAAAATCTGCAGAAAGAATTTGAAGCTACACAAAATGCAGGACTTAATACCGGTCTTTTAAAAAGCACTCCTTCGATACAGAACGGAGACCAGACAAGCTGCCTGGCATTTTACAATCAGGCACAGTTTCATATACTTCGCTACCTTGACGGACTCGCAGCTGCTATAGTATCTTTGGGAGGCCGCATTTACACGCAGTCACGTGCAGAAGAAATTACAAAGAAAGGCGCTCTTGTCAATAATTACAAATTTACGGCTGACCATATCGTAGTGGCAACCAACTCTCCAATTAACGATATGGTTACCATGCATACGAAACAGGCCGCTTACAGGACTTATGTTATAGCCGGTAAAATCCCTAAAGGAACGCTTCCTTATGCTCTTTGGTGGGATACGGGAGATGCTGATTCAAAATGGGTTTCCCAGCCTTACCATTATGTGCGGGTGGAAAATTTTGATGAGAATTACGATCTATTGATTTCAGGCGGTGAAGACCATAAAACCGGCCAGGCCGAGCATGAAAATATTGCTGAAGCTGAACGGTATGAAAAACTGGAAGAGTGGACGCGCACTTATTTCCCTGCATTGGAAGACATAGCATACCGATGGTCCGGACAGGTAATGGAACCTGTAGATTCATTGGGCTTTATGGGAAAAAATCCCGGAGATGAGAATGTTTATATCATTACAGGAGATTCAGGAAACGGTATGACGCATGCCACTATCGGGGCTGCCATTATCACTGATGCCATTCTGGGCATTAAAAATAAATGGGAAGATCTGTACAGCCCTTCTCGAATTACGCTGAAAACAACTCTTGACTTTGCAAAAGAAGCTGTAAATATGGCTTCCCAGTATCTGGACTGGATTTCTTCTTCTGATTTAAAAAATACGGCTGATGTTCCAGCTGGAGAAGGCGGTGTCATTACGAAAGGCCTCAAAAAAATTGCCGTATACCGTGACTATGACGAGTCGCTGAAAGCTTTTTCTGCTGTCTGTCCCCATCTAGGCTGTATTGTGCACTGGAACAATGACGAAAAATCTTTCGACTGCCCGTGCCATGGTTCCCGATTTGCTTCAGATGGAACTGTCACCAACGGACCCGCTCAGACCAATTTAAAACCAATAGATGTCAAATAG
- a CDS encoding ferritin-like domain-containing protein translates to MKTSEKTKETNTAQKSKDAVVAPKSDAASELRDLFIDSLKDIYWAEKALVGALPKMQANAAAAGLASAIKEHHAVTKNQVARLEEVFKLLGEKAEGKKCEAMAGLLKEGDSILEETQPGPVRDAGIIAASQKIEHYEIATYGTLAAFAKTLGENDVAKLLTQTLAEEKEADCLLNDVALNAVNTAAAE, encoded by the coding sequence ATGAAAACATCAGAAAAAACAAAAGAAACAAATACTGCGCAGAAAAGCAAAGATGCGGTTGTGGCACCAAAAAGCGATGCAGCTTCCGAATTGAGAGACTTATTTATCGACAGTCTCAAAGACATTTACTGGGCTGAAAAAGCCCTTGTGGGCGCGCTTCCAAAAATGCAGGCCAATGCTGCTGCTGCAGGTCTTGCATCTGCGATAAAAGAACACCATGCCGTAACCAAAAATCAGGTCGCAAGACTCGAGGAAGTTTTTAAACTTTTAGGAGAAAAAGCCGAAGGAAAAAAATGCGAAGCAATGGCAGGTCTTTTGAAAGAAGGAGACAGCATATTGGAAGAAACGCAGCCTGGACCGGTGCGAGATGCCGGGATTATTGCAGCCTCGCAGAAAATCGAACATTATGAGATTGCCACTTATGGAACTCTTGCTGCATTTGCCAAAACACTTGGTGAAAATGATGTGGCAAAGCTTTTAACGCAGACTCTTGCTGAGGAAAAAGAAGCCGACTGCCTGCTGAATGATGTAGCGCTGAATGCTGTAAATACTGCGGCAGCAGAATAA
- a CDS encoding catalase, translating into MKNLQDEKQRDLLADKSDNTNKFLTTDQGLRINDDNNSLKAGERGPSLLEDFILREKITHFDHERIPERIVHARGSGAHGFFEVTNPIPELTKAGFLQEKGMKTPVFTRFSTVAGSRGSTDLARDVRGFAVKFYTQQGVYDLVGNNVPVFFIQDASKFPDLIHAVKPEPHNEMPQAASAHDTFWDFISLMPESMHMIMWAMSDRAIPRSYRMMEGFGVHTFRLVNEAGESSFVKFHWKPKLGTHAVAWDEAQKISGKNADFHRQDLWEAIEAGSFPEWELGIQVIPQEDENKYEFDLLDPTKIVPEELVPVKIIGRMVLNKNPDNFFAETEQIAFHPGHVVPGIDFTNDPLLQGRLFSYTDTQLSRLGSPNFHEIPINRSVAPVHNNQRDGHMRQEINTGRVSYHPNSLGGGCPYQAKIAEGGFSSFNERVDAHKVRGRSESFNDHFGQAKLFFNSQTPAEKSHIVKALRFELGKVETAAIRLRMLGLLSQVDKNLADKVAAGLGTSVPAVLEKPLNHGVSPENENGNQESKTVEQSVKSSDALSMLKNPTNSPTIASRKVAIICADGVSDAAVSNMKKALLKEGAKGCIIAPNLGTVLSDADGELHVDFSFLTASSVLFDAVYIPDGLGLTVLAESDEINEFLNDAYKHCKVIGADGRAEAVISGASFASKITNEDKGIIIAKDAATEKFANDFISAMGKHRFWEREPNLYN; encoded by the coding sequence ATGAAAAACTTGCAGGATGAGAAGCAGAGGGATCTGCTTGCAGACAAATCAGATAACACGAACAAATTTCTGACCACAGACCAGGGGTTGCGGATCAATGACGATAACAATTCCCTTAAAGCCGGCGAACGGGGGCCTTCTCTTCTGGAAGATTTTATCCTGAGGGAAAAAATCACCCACTTTGACCATGAACGCATTCCTGAAAGAATCGTGCACGCCAGAGGCTCTGGAGCCCATGGCTTTTTTGAAGTGACCAATCCTATTCCGGAATTGACCAAAGCAGGTTTTCTGCAGGAAAAAGGAATGAAGACACCCGTATTTACAAGATTCTCAACCGTTGCAGGATCGCGCGGGTCGACAGATCTGGCACGAGATGTCCGCGGTTTTGCCGTTAAGTTTTATACCCAGCAGGGCGTTTATGATCTGGTGGGAAATAATGTGCCTGTATTTTTTATACAGGATGCTTCCAAATTTCCCGATCTGATCCACGCCGTAAAGCCGGAACCTCACAATGAAATGCCTCAGGCAGCCTCTGCCCATGATACCTTCTGGGACTTTATCTCACTGATGCCCGAATCGATGCATATGATCATGTGGGCAATGTCCGACCGTGCTATTCCGAGAAGCTACCGCATGATGGAAGGTTTCGGCGTGCATACTTTCAGACTGGTCAACGAAGCAGGAGAATCTTCTTTTGTGAAATTCCACTGGAAACCAAAACTGGGAACCCACGCTGTGGCATGGGATGAAGCGCAGAAAATTTCAGGAAAAAATGCGGATTTTCACAGGCAGGATCTTTGGGAAGCCATTGAAGCAGGCAGCTTTCCGGAATGGGAACTGGGAATTCAGGTTATACCTCAGGAAGATGAAAATAAATATGAGTTTGATTTATTGGATCCTACCAAAATAGTGCCTGAAGAACTGGTGCCCGTTAAAATAATCGGAAGAATGGTGCTGAACAAAAACCCTGATAATTTCTTTGCAGAAACCGAACAGATCGCCTTTCATCCAGGACATGTGGTGCCAGGAATTGACTTTACTAATGATCCTTTACTGCAGGGCCGTTTATTTTCCTATACCGACACCCAGCTTTCAAGACTTGGAAGCCCAAACTTTCATGAAATACCCATCAATCGAAGTGTAGCTCCTGTCCACAACAACCAGCGGGACGGACATATGCGCCAGGAAATCAATACCGGACGCGTAAGCTATCATCCTAATTCGCTGGGCGGCGGCTGTCCTTACCAGGCTAAGATAGCCGAAGGCGGATTTTCAAGCTTTAATGAACGTGTTGATGCGCATAAAGTAAGAGGAAGAAGCGAGAGTTTCAATGATCATTTCGGTCAGGCCAAATTGTTCTTCAACAGCCAGACTCCCGCAGAAAAAAGCCATATTGTAAAAGCGCTTCGTTTTGAACTGGGCAAGGTCGAAACTGCCGCGATCAGACTGCGAATGCTCGGGCTTTTATCTCAAGTAGATAAAAATCTGGCTGATAAAGTTGCTGCCGGTCTCGGAACATCAGTACCTGCTGTACTTGAAAAACCGCTGAATCACGGCGTATCGCCTGAGAATGAAAACGGAAATCAGGAATCCAAAACAGTAGAACAATCCGTAAAATCTTCCGATGCCCTGAGCATGTTAAAAAACCCGACAAATTCGCCGACTATAGCTTCTAGAAAAGTAGCTATTATTTGTGCTGACGGGGTTTCTGATGCTGCTGTATCCAATATGAAAAAGGCACTCCTTAAAGAAGGAGCCAAAGGCTGCATTATAGCACCCAATTTAGGAACCGTACTGTCTGACGCTGATGGAGAACTCCACGTTGATTTCAGTTTCCTAACCGCATCATCTGTTTTATTTGATGCTGTTTACATTCCTGATGGACTTGGACTTACCGTACTTGCTGAGAGTGATGAAATAAATGAGTTTTTAAACGACGCTTATAAGCACTGCAAAGTAATCGGCGCAGACGGAAGAGCCGAGGCCGTAATCAGCGGCGCATCATTTGCTTCCAAAATCACAAATGAGGATAAAGGTATTATTATCGCAAAGGACGCGGCAACGGAAAAATTTGCCAATGACTTTATATCTGCGATGGGAAAACACAGATTCTGGGAAAGAGAACCAAACCTCTACAATTAA
- a CDS encoding DUF6766 family protein has protein sequence MKTWLRSNGLSICFFILFLGSIAGQTFFGYQEHNKELAEEKTAPIKMSAYLKSGHFIQATFENWESEFLQMGLLVVLTIFLQQKGSSESKDFDREQAVDREPSARRKGSPWPVKKGGLTLKVYKHSLTIALMLFFAFSFVMHFYGSLKDENEKLRLTGKPEQSAMQYAGSSRFWFESFQNWQSEFLSVFAIVLLSVYLRQIGSSQSKPVDAPDSETGA, from the coding sequence ATGAAAACCTGGCTGCGCAGCAACGGACTTTCGATCTGTTTTTTTATCCTGTTTTTAGGCTCAATTGCCGGACAGACCTTTTTCGGCTATCAGGAACATAACAAAGAATTGGCAGAAGAAAAGACAGCGCCGATAAAAATGTCCGCTTACCTTAAATCGGGGCATTTTATCCAGGCTACCTTTGAGAACTGGGAAAGCGAATTTCTGCAGATGGGTCTTCTGGTGGTCCTGACCATTTTCCTGCAGCAGAAAGGCTCCTCGGAATCCAAAGATTTTGACAGAGAGCAAGCGGTGGACAGAGAGCCTTCCGCCCGCAGAAAAGGATCCCCTTGGCCCGTCAAAAAAGGAGGTTTGACACTTAAAGTATACAAGCATTCCCTTACCATAGCGCTCATGCTGTTTTTTGCCTTCTCATTTGTCATGCATTTTTACGGAAGCCTGAAAGATGAAAACGAGAAACTCCGCCTCACTGGAAAACCGGAGCAGTCTGCTATGCAGTATGCAGGCAGTTCAAGATTCTGGTTTGAATCCTTCCAAAACTGGCAGAGTGAATTCCTTTCCGTTTTCGCCATTGTGCTGCTGTCTGTCTACCTGCGCCAGATCGGTTCCTCCCAATCCAAACCGGTGGATGCCCCAGACAGTGAAACGGGAGCATAA